Genomic segment of Myxococcus stipitatus:
GTGAAGCCCGCGTCCACGTTGCCCAGCGCATGGAAGCTGCGCATGAAGAGGCCCGCGCCCACCAGCAGCACCAGCGCGAAGGCCACCTGCCCCACCACCAGCCCCGAGCGCAGCCGGCTCGACTTGCGGCCCTGCGTTCCGCGCGAGCCCTCGCGCATCGTCGCGCTCAGGTCCACGCGGCTCGACTGGAGCGCGGGCACCAGGCCGAACACCACCCCCGTCAGCATCGTCACGCCCAGGGTGAAGAGCACCGAGGTGACGTCCAGCCGCACCTCCGTCGCGCGCGGCAGGCCCTCCCCCACCATGGCCACCAACATGTCCGTGCCCCACACGGCCAGCAGCAACCCCAGGGTCCCGCCGACGCCGGACAACACGAAGCTCTCGGTGAGGAACTGCGCCACCAGCCGCCCGCGCCCCGCGCCCAGCGCCGCGCGAATCGACACCTCGCGCTCCCGCGTCGCCGCACGCGCCAGAAGCAGGTTCGCCACGCTGCCACACGCCACCAGCAGCACGAAGCCCACCGCGCCCAGCAGCAACCACAGCGTGCCGCGCACGCCGCCAACCACCTGGTCCTCCAGTGACTTCACGGAGATGGACCAGCCCAGGTCCTTGTAGTTGCCGGGGTAGAGCGTCTCCATCTCCTGGCCCACCCGCACCAGGTCCGCCTGGGCCGCGGGCAGCGACACGCCCGGCTTCAGCCGGGCCACCATGGCCAGGTAGTGGTTGCCTCGCGTCGCCTCCGCGGTCTTGTCCGCCGGAGGCGCGAAGGGCGCGTACACCTCCGCGCCCGCGGGGTACTCCACGCCCGGCGGCAGCACGCCCACCACCGTGTACGTGTTCCCATCCAGCTGGAGCTCGCGCCCCAGCACCTTCGGGTCCTCGGCGAAGCGCGCGCGCCAGGCCTTGTGCGTGAGCAGCAACACCCGCTCACGGCCCGGCGTCTCCTCCTCCTCGGTGAAGGCGCGCCCCAGCACCGGCGACACGCCCAGCGTGGGGAACAGCGACGCCGTCGAGAACACCGCGTGCAGCCGCTCCGGCGAGTCGCCGCCGGTGAGCGTGACGTTCTCCTCCACGTAGACTCCCACCGAGCTGAAGACCTTGGGCATCGTGAGGTAGTCCCGGTACTCGGGCACCGACACCCAGATGTCCTTCAGGTTCGCCTTGGCGTAGTTGCCCCAGACGTGCACCAGCCGCTCGGGCTGGGAGAACGGCGGCGGCTTGAGCAGCACGCCATTCACCACGCTGAAGACCGCGCTGTTGGCGCCGATGCCCAGCGCCAGCGCGAGCACCGCGACCCCGACGAAGCCGGGGCTCTTGCGCAGCGTACGCAGCGCGTATCGGACGTCCTGGAGAAGGGTTTCCATGGAGGAGAGGGTCTGCGTGGGAGGGAGGGAGGGAGGTTCAGCGACGCTGCTCGTCCTGGACGATGCGCCCGTCGAACAGGCTCACCGTGCGCGTGGCGGTGCGCGCGTGCGCCGGGTCGTGCGTCACCATGCAGATGGTGGCTCCGCCCTTGTGCAGGTCCGACAGGAGCTGCATCACCGCCTCGCCGTTCTTCGAGTCGAGGTTGCCGGTGGGCTCGTCCGCCAGCAGGATGAGCGGGTCACCCGCCACCGCGCGCGCCACGGCGATGCGCTGCTGCTGACCACCGGACAGCTGCCCCGGCATGTGCCGCGCCCGGTGCGCCATGCCCACGCGCTCCAGCGCGCGCTCCACCCGCTGCTTGCGCTCGGCGGCGGGCATGCCCCGGTACGTCAGGGGCAGCTCCACGTTCTCGAACACCGTCAGGTCGCCAATCAGGTTGAAGCTCTGGAAGATGAAGCCGATGTGCCGGTTGCGCACGAGCGCCCGGTCCGACGCGGACAGGTCCAGCACGCTCTTGCCGTCCAGCAGGTACGTGCCGCGCGTCGTCGTGTCGAGCAACCCCAGCACCGCCAGCAGCGTGGACTTGCCGGAGCCGGACGGGCCGACGATGGCCACCCACTCGTTCTGCCGGATGTTGAGGTGGATGTTGGAGAGCGCGTGGGTCTCCACCTCCTCCGTCTCGAACACCTTCGTCAGCCCCTCCAGCTGGATGAGGGACTTGCCCGGGTCCACCTTGGGCGCCTCCGCCAGCACCACCGCGTCCCCAGGAGCGGGAGCTTCCACACTGTTCGTCGTCGTCGTCATCGCAGCCTCACCCGCTCGACCGCGTCCCACGCGGCCATGTCCGAAAGCACCACCTGGTCACCCTCCGCCAGGCCCTGAAGAACCTCGACGGCATTCACCGAGCCCCGGCCCAGCTGCACCGGCACCCGCACCGCCTCCTCGCCCCCGGGAATCAGCCGGAACAGCGCCATCGTCCCGTTGGGCTGAGCCCCCGCCGGCCGGCCCACCGAGAGCACGTTGGCCAGCCGCTCCAGCTCCACGGTGCCCTCCACGGTGAGGTCCGGGCGCACGCCCTTGGGCAGCTCCGCCGGCAGCGACACCTCCACCCGCACCGTGCCCTGGCTGGCCGCCGGCGCCACGCGAGCCACCGTGCCCTCCACCACCCCGTTGCGCGTGTCCACCAGCGCCTTCTGTCCCGGCTGGATGTCGCGCGCCTGCGTCTCCGCGATGCGCAGCTCCGCCTTCAGCCGCTCGGGCTTGACCACCTTCGCCAGCAGCACGCCGGGCGTCACCCACTGGCCCAGCTCCAACGGAAGCTCCTGCAGCACGCCGTCCTCACCCGCGAGCACCTTCATCGACTCCACCTGGTTACGTCGGAACCGGGCCACCGCTTTCAATCGTTCGACCTGGCCCTGCTGCGCCGCCATCTGGTCGCGCATGCTGGTCGTCACGACCGCCAGCTTCTTGCGCTCCAGCTCCAGCCGCCGCGTCAGCTCGCCCGCCTTGTCGCCCGCCTGCTTCGCCTCCATGTCCGCGATGAACGCCTTCTCCAGGAGCGTGGTGTTCGCCTGCGCGCGGCGCTCCGCGTCGGAGGAGTCCGTGGTGAGCGTGGCCACCGCGGCCTCCTGCGCCAGCCGCTGCGTCTCCAGCGTCATGCGCATCTGGATGAGGTCCGCCTCCGCGCTGGCCAGCTGCCGCTCCGCCTCCAGCATCTGCAGCTGCACGTCCGGGTTGGACAGCTCCATGAGCAGCGTGTCGGCCTTCACCTGCGCGCCGGGGCGCACGTGGATGCGCTCCACCCGGCCCGCCGTGTCCGCCGTCAGCCAGCGGATGTACTCGGGCACCAGCGTCCCCGCGCCCTTCACCTGGCGCACCATGGGGCCCCGCTTCACCGTGTCCAGCCACACCGAGGCCCGGTCCACCGAGGGCGCCGCCGGCTTCAGCCGGCCCAGTCCCACCGTGACGAGAATCAGCGCGAGTGCGCCTCCAATGGCGAGCAACCAGGGCTTGCGGCGCGGCTTCTTGGGCTTGGGAATGTCCACGACGGCCCCTAGAGCGAGCCGCGTGCCAACCGGTCAACGCAATGCAACCCCAAGGAATTGCTGGGGACTCCGGCCCCCCCTCCCCCGGACGTGCCCGGTTCCGCGAAGTGATGTCCCAGAAGCGAACAACACCATCGGTGGGTGGATCATCCCCGTCCCCAGTTAAAACAAGCTTGCCCGCCGGGATTGATTCATCACTTGTCCCTCCAGGAAATGTCGGAAGTAGGCTGCGCCGCCCATGACTTCGTCCCTCCTCGAAGCCTTCCTGGACCACGCCCACCGTGCGCCGGGGCGGCCGCTGCTCACCTTCGAGCGTGAGCCGGTCTCCTACGGCGAGCTGGCCGAGCACGTCACGGCCTTCGCGAAGGGGCTGCGGCAGCGCGGCCTGCAGCCCGGTGAGCGCGTCGCGCTGTTCCTGGAGAACAGCCCGCGCTTCATCATCGCGTATCTCGGCGTGCAGGCCGCGGGCGGCGTGGTGGTGCTGGTCAATACGGCGTATCGCCAGGTGGAGCTGGCGCACATCCTGTCGGACGCGGAGGTGCACACCTGCGTCACGGGCACCGCGGGCATCGCGGAGCTGCTCCCGCTGAGGGACCAGCTGCCCTCGCTCCAGTGGCTCGTCGCGGCGGAGCCTCCCGCGGCGGCGACCCCGGCCTCGCTACCCGTCGTCTCCTTCGACACGCTGCTCGTCGAGGGCGCCTCCGCCCCCATCTCCCTGAGCCTGCCCCGCCCGGAGGACCTGGCCGTCCTGGGCTACACGTCCGGCACGACGGGGCGCTCCAAGGGCGCCATGCTGCTGCACCGCAACCTCCTGGCCAACGTGAAGGCCGTGACGGAGGCGTGGCGGTGGACGGCCGAGGACCGGCTCCTGCTGGCCCTGCCCCTGTTCCACACGCACGGGCTGATGGTGGGCCTGCACGGCACGCTGTACACGGGCGCGAGCCTGGAGCTGCACCGGCGCTTCGTCGCCACGGACGCGCTGGCCACGCTGCGCGACGACGCGTCGCTGACGATGTTCTTCGGCGTGCCCACCATGTACGGGCGGCTCCTGGAGGAGTCCCGGCGCACGGGCGTGAAGCCTCGCGCGCTGCGGCTGTGGGTGTCCGGCTCCGCGCCGCTGAGCCCCCAGCTGTTCCACGACATCGAGCACGACTTCGGCGCGCGCATCCTGGAGCGCTACGGGATGACGGAGACGGTGATGAACACCACCAACCCCTTCGAGGGCGAGCGCCGCCCGGGCACGGTGGGCTTCCCCTTCCCCCGCCAGGAGGCGCGCGTGGTGGACGTGCGCACGCGCAAGGGGCTGCCTTCGGGCGAGACGGGCGAAATCGAGGTGCGCGGCCCCCACGTCTTCGCCGGCTACTGGCGCCGCCCGGACGCCACCGCCGAGTCCTTCGACGCGGAGGGCTGGTTCCGGACCGGTGATTTGGGCGAGGTGGACGCGGACGGCTACCTGCGCATCACCGGCCGCGCGCGCGAGCTCATCATCAGCGGCGGCTTCAACGTGTACCCCCGCGAGGTGGAGGAGGTGCTGGCCACGCACCCGGGCGTCGCGGAGGTGGCCGTGCTGGGCCTGCCCGACGCGGACTACGGAGAGCAGGTGGTCGCCGTGGTGGTGCCCCCGCCGGGCGTCCACGCGCCGGAGGCCCAGGCCCTGGTGGAGTGGTGCCGGGACAGGCTCGCCAGCTTCAAGAAGCCGCGCCGCGTCGTCTTCATGGAGTCGCTGCCGCGCAACGCGCTGGGCAAGGTCCAGAAGCACCTGCTGCGAGCCCGACTGCGGTGAAGCACTTCGTGACAGAGGGGGTGGCGGATGGGGGTCCGGGAGCCCAGCGCAGGATTCCGAACACACCGCGCTCAAATCCGTGTGCGGCGCCGAGCCGTGTCCTACCTTCCCGCCCTGGGGTGGAAAGGGCCGGGTTGCCCGAGGCCCGAGCCCCGCGTGGTGACTCCTCGCGAAGGGAGGGTGGGCGTCGATGAAGCGGCTGCTCATCGTCGATGACGAGCTGGCCATCGTCGAGGCCCTCCAGGACATCCTCTCCGTGGAGGGGTACGGCATCCTCACCGCCTTCAACGGCGCGGAGGGACTTCAGCGCATGGCCGAAGTCCGGCCGGACCTGGTGCTTCTCGACCTGATGATGCCGGTGATGGACGGGCGGGAGATGTTGCGCCGCATGCGCGACGACCCCGCCCTGCGCGCCATCCCCGTCGTCGTCATGAGCGCGGGACGCATCTCGGAGGAGGAGCGGCGCTCCAGCGCGCGCTTCCTGGCCAAGCCCTTCGAGCTGGACCTGCTCCTGGACACCATCGCGGAGCTGCTGGGCGGCCCCCAGGACTGAGGTGGGGGCCGCGGGGCCTGCGCCTCAGCCCGGCGTCGCGCGGAAGAGCGTGTCCCGGTAGTACTGGAGCTCGTTGATGCTGGAGCGCAGGTCCGCCAGCGCGGTGTGCCCGGAGGGCGGCTTGCGAGGCTCCACGAGGTTCGGGTACCAGGCGCGCGTGAGCACCTTGAGGCTCGTCACGTCCACCATGCGGTAGTGCAGGAAGCGCTCCAGCATGGGCATGTACTGGAACAGGAAGCGGCGGTCGGTGTGGATGGAGTTGCCCGCCAGCACGCCCTCGCCCACGTCGCAGTGCTCGGCCACCAGCGCGGTGACTTCCTTCTCCGCCACGCGCAGGGACGTGGTGGACGCGCGCACCTTCTCGAGCAGGCCGTTGCGCGTGTGCATCTCCTTCACCACCGGCTCCATCCGCAGGAGCACCTCCTCCGGCTGCCAGATGACCCGCTCGAACTCCGCGAGCGGGCGGAGGTCCGGGCCAGTGATGATGACGCCAATCTCGATGATGGCGCACGACTCGGGGTCCAGGCCGGTCATCTCCAGGTCCAGCCAGACAAAACGGGGCTCACGCGAACGCATCCCCCGCCTATAGCAGCCCGCGCGTCCACGCGGGGCGTCAATGCTCAGGGCCGCCGTCCACCGCTCACTCGGCGCTCCACCGGCCGTCCGCGCCTCGGCGCACGGTGGGTCCTTCGGGCGCATCCAGGTGGCGCACGAGCCAGTCCGCCGCGCGGCGCGCCACTTCCTCCAGCGCGCCGGGCTCCTCGAAGAGGTGGCTCGCGCCGGGGATGACGACCAGGGACTTGGCGCCCGGCAGCTCGTCGAAGGCCTCCTGGTTCAGCTCCAGCACGTCCACGTCCGCGCCGCCCACCAGCAGCAGCGTGGGCGCGTGGACCCGGGCCAGCGCGGGCCCGGCCAGGTCGGGCCGGCCGCCTCGGGACACCACCGCCTGGACGAGGTCCGGGTTCAGCGCCGCCGCCACCAGCGCCGCCGCCGCGCCCGTGCTGGAGCCGAAGTAGCCGCGGTGCAGCGCGGACATCTCCGGCACGGACCGCGCCCACCGCGTCACCGCCACGAGCCGCAGCGCGAGGAACGGGATGTCGAACCGCAGCGACCCGGTGCTCGCGTCGAGCATCTCCTCGTCCTCGCTCAGCAGGTCGAACAACAGCGTGCCCAGCCCCACGCGGCGCAGCGCGCGCGCCACGGCGCGGTTGCGCGGACTGAGGCGGCTGCTGCCACTGCCGTGCGCGAAGACGACCAGGCCTCGCGGGCGCGGCGGGATGCCCAGGCTGCCGCCCAGCAGCACGCGGCCCACCTGGACGCGCACCTCGCGGACCTCGCCCTCGTCGGCGGCCTGTCTTGCGTCCGGTGGCTTCACATCCACGTGCCTCCCGGGTCCGCGGACTCCGTCACGGCATGGGGGCGCCACGGCGGCTGGCCCGAGCGCTCGATGAGGTTCTGCAGCTCCACGTCCGGGAGCGCGCGGAAGTCCTCATACGCCTCCGACACGGAGCGCAGCCCGGGCTCCGTCCACACGCACACCACCTGGTCCGCCTCCGGGCGCACCACCTCCAGCCCTCGCGCCGAGGCCACGGGCGTGGCCAGCACCTTGCGGCCCGGGTGCAGCGCGTCCAGCGCCCTGAGCGCGGCGGCGGCGGACGCGCCCGTCAGCACGCCGTCATCCACCAGCAGCACGGTGGCGCCGGACACCTCCGGGGGCGGACGTCCGCGCAGCCGGCGCACCTGCGACTCCACCTCGTCCTGCTCGTCGCGAATCAGCCCCTCCAGCTTCGGCCGGGGCAGGGGCGCCAGCCGCATCGCGTCCGCGAGCAGGAACTGGCTGCCGCCCTCCGACACCGCGCCCAGCGTCATCACCCTGCCGGGGATGGTGAGCCGCCTCGACACCCAGACGTCCATGGGCACCTCCAGCGCGCGCGCCACCTCGTACGCCACCCGGAGCCCACCTCGGGCCAGCCCCAACACCCGCACGTCCGTCCCCCGGAAGGGGAGGAGCCTGGCCGCCAGCCGCCGCCCCGCGTCGGCCCTGTCGCGAAACCGCATCGTCGACCTCCTCGTCCCCCCAAGGAAAAGCACGCCCCGCCTCGCTGGCGGCGAAGAGGGGGACAGCGGCCCTCCTGGAAGCCTGCTGTGACAGAGGAGGAGGAGAGCGCCCCCATGTCCGCCGGCCGCGCTAGGGTGTGGGCATATGGACCCCATCCTCATCACCGGTACCGCCAGCCCTCACCTGGGACGGGAGCTCGCCCGAGCCCTGGGCGTGGCGCCCACTGACTGCCACTTCGAACGCTTTCCGGATGGAGAGATGCACCTGGAGGTCCCCACCAGCGTGCGCGGTCGCACCGTGGTGCTGGTGCAGTCCCTGACGCCGCCCGCGGGGGAGCACCTGCTGGAGCTGCTGTTGATGGCGGATGCGTGCTGGCGCGCCGGCGCGGCCCGGCTCGAGGCCGTGGTGCCGTACCTGGGCTACGCGCGGCAGGACCGGCGCGCGAAGCCCGGTGAGCCGCTGGGCGGCCGGCTGGTGGCGGACATGCTGACGCAGGGCCGCTTCTCGCGGGTGATGGTGGTGGACCTGCACAGCCCCGCGCTGGAGGGCTGCTTCGGCGCGCCGCTGGAGCACCTCACCGCGCTGCCGCTCCTGGCGGACGCGCTGCGGCCCAAGGTGACGGACACGTCCGTGGTGGTGGCGCCGGACCTGGGCGCGGTGAAGCGCGCGGAGGCGCTGGCCCGGCTGCTCGGCCGCCCGTGGGCGGTGATTCACAAGGTGCGGCTGAGCGGCGACGAGGTCCACGCCAGCGGCCTCATGGGCGAGGTGCGCGGCAAGCGCCCCATCCTCGTGGACGACATGGTGTCCACGGGCGGCACGCTCGTGGCCGCGGCGGGGACGCTGCGCGAGGCGGGCTGCGCGGAGGACCTGACGGTGGTCACCACCCACGCGCTCCTGGTGGGCCCCGCACTGGAGCGACTGAAGGCGCTGCCCCTGGGCAACCTGGTCGCCACCGACAGCGTGGAGCCGCCCTCGGGGCTGCCCTTCCCCCACCACGTCGTGACGCTCGCGCCGCTGGTGGCGCGCGCGCTGAGGCCCTGAGGGTTTTCACGCGGGTGGGGCGGACCCATGCCCGCCCGCGTCCCCTCGGAGCCGGCCGAGGGGCGGCCGGGCCCGTGCCTCAACTTGGGCCCGCATGCAGGACGGACTCGGTTAGGCTGCCGCCATCATGTCCGACACGTTGCTGACGAAGCGGGAAGCGGGGGTCCTCACCCTCACCTTCAACCGGCCCGAGAAGAAGAACGCCTTCACGCATGCCATGTACGAGGCGGCCACCCACGCGCTCACGCAGGCGGCCACCGACGCAGAGGTCCGCGTGGTGCTGCTCACGGGCGCGGGCTCCGTCTTCACGGCGGGCAATGACATTGGCGACTTCATGGAGCACCCGCCCGCGGGCGAGGACAGCGCGGTGTTCCGCTTCCTCAAGGCGCTGGTGGACGCGCCCATGCCGGTGGTGGCCGCTGTGGACGGCCCCGCGGTGGGCATCGGCACGACGATGCTGCTGCACTGTGACTACGTCATCGCCAGCGAGCGCGCGCGCTTCCACATGCCCTTCGTGCAGCTGGGCCTGTGCGCCGAGGGCGCCAGCAGCCTGCTGTTGCCCCGCATGGCCGGCTACGCGCTCGCCAGCGAGCTGCTCCTCTTCGGAGAGCCGTTCGACGCGGCCACCGCGCAGCGCGCCGGCATCGTCAACAAGGTGGTGCCCGACACGAGCCTCCACGACGTGGCCAACGAGCGCGCCCGCACCCTGGCCTCCCGCCCCGCCGAGGCCGTGCGCGTGACGAAGGAGCTGGTGCGCGCCCCGCTGCGCGCGGAAACCCACGCCACGCTCGCGCGCGAGGGCGCGAAGTTCATCGAGCGCCTGGGCTCCACGGAGGCCCAGGAGGCCTTCATGGCGTTCATGTCGCGCGGCCGGAAGTAGCAGCCCCGTCACTCGCGCGAGCGACCACCGGGAGCCCCTGCCCAGAGGGCTCCCGGCGTTGTGGCTCCGGCCCTAGTTCGCCCGCGCCTGATGCGGGGGCGGCCTGGTGAGGAAGGACTCGATGCTGGCCCCTTGCGCCGCCTTCAGGGCGACGCACTGGTCCACCGACTCCAGCACCTGCGCCAGCGTGCGCGGGCCCCCCGGGGTCTTCTCGTTGCGCGTGGTGAAGAAGTCGGCGATCTCCTGACGCCCCTCGACGGTGCACAGCGGCTGGCCCACGTAGGTCATGGCGCTGGCCATCTCCCGGGGGAGCAGCGCGTCGGGCGAGTCACCCACGAGCTTGTCGTAGTTCGTCTTCACGAAGTCGAAGGCCACGCCCTGCGTGCGCACGTTCTGCGTGGCGCCGTACACCATCCAGAAGGACTCGCGCGGGTCCAGCGCCTTGTCGAACACCAGCGGGAGGATGCGCTTCACCAGCTCCGGGTCCCGGAAGTTGCCCAGCGCCTGGATGAGCCGCTGGCGCGTGGCGCGCGTCTTCTCCGTGCGCACCGCCGCGATGAGCTTGTCCAGGAAGGCCGCGTCCCCGTGGCCCGCGGCAATGGCCAGCACCGTGTTCACCATCTCCGGCTCCACCGCGCTCTTGTCCGTCAGCCACTTGTCCGCGAGCACGCGCGCCTGGGCGACCAGCTGCGGGTCCCCACCGTCGCGGGCCGCCCGCCACAGCACCGTCGAGCGCAGCAGGCGCGTGTCCTCGCTCTCGCCCTTGCGCGAGGCGAAGCCCAGCTTCCGGGCGCGCGGGCCATACGTCTCGCGCAGGAAGCGCTCGCGCTCCGGCCACTTCGACTCCGGCAGGAGCCGCGCGCTCACCAGGTCCAGCATCTCCGCGGAGCCCTCGACGACGACGCGGTCCTCGTCCTGCGCCATGCGCGCCGCCAACGCCAGCGCCTCCGAGGCGGGAATCGCCCCGGCCAGGGCCAGCGCCCGCGTGTCCCCCATCAGCGCCACGCGCTCCGAGCGCGACAGCTTTTGGATGCCCGCCTTCATCAGCTTCGTGGCGGCCTCGCCCTCCAGCCTCATGCGGAAGTAGCCCGCGCCGTCCGCGTTGGGGAACACCCAGGCCGGGCACGACTTCGCCTCCTTCAGCGCGACCTCCGTGCGTGCACCCTCCAGCACCGTGCACGCCTTCGCGTCCTTGGTGTTGCCCACCGCGTACTTCACGCACACGGGCACCTTCCAGGACTGGGGCGCCTCCGCCTTCGAGCCCAGCCGCAGGTAGTGCTGCTGGGTGAGGACCACCTTGGGCTGCCCCGCGCCGCACTCCAGCGACGCGGTGACGAGCGGCGCGCCCGTCTGGTCCAGGAACTTCTCCAGCACGCCCGTCACGTCCTGGCCCGCCTCCGCCGACAGCGCGTCCGTGAAGTCCTTCGCGGTGGCGTTGGCGTGCGCGTGCTTGCGCATGAAGCGCTGGATGCCTCGGCGGAACACCTCGCGGCCCAGCCACTCCTCCGTCATCGTGAGGACCGCGGAGCCCTTGCCGTACGTAATCCCGTCGAAGGCGCCGTGGATGTCATGCGCGGAGGCGATGGGCTGGTGGATGCGGCGCGCGGACAGGAGGCTGTCGGCGTCCAGGGAGCGGCTGCGGTCCTGCACCCGCTCCACAGCGGAGCCCCACGTGGGCCGCCACGACTCGATGATGCGCGGGGTGACCCACGACGCGAAGGACTCGTTGAGCCACAGGTCGTCCCACCACGCCAGCGTGACGAGGTTGCCGAACCACTGGTGCCCCAGCTCGTGCATCTGCGTCTCCGAGAAGGCGCGCTGACGGCTGAGCGAGTCCTCCTCCGGACGGGCCAGGATGAGCCGCGAGTTGAACGTCACCAGGCCCGGGTGCTCCATGGCGCCGCCGAGCAGCGGCACCGCGATGACGTCCAGCTTCTCGTAGGCGTAGGGGATGCCGAAGTAGTCCTCCAGCGCGGCGAGGATTTCGGGCGTCGCCTGCGCGGCGTAGGTGCCTTCGACGGCGCGGCCCTTCGGGGTGATGATGCGCGTCTTCACCTTCTTCTGCCCGGAGTCCGCCGCGGGCAGGAAGTCGAACGGGCCGATGCCGAAGGCGATGAGGTAGCTGGGCAGCGGCTGCGTGCGCGCGAAGCGGAAGGTGCGGCCTCCGTCCGGACGGGCCTCCTCCGCCAACTGCGGCGTGTTGGTGACGGCCACGTTGCCCGCGGGCACGTGGAAGGTGAACTGCCAGGGCACCTTGTATTCAGGCTCGTCGAAGCACGGGAAGACGCGGCGCGCGTCGATGGGCTCGAACTGCGTGTAGACGTACCAGTCGCCGCCCTCGTTGACGCGGAAGGCGCCGTCGTTCTCCCGCTCGGAGGCGACGCCGTCGTACACCACGCGCAGCTTCGCGGTGCCCACCGCCAGCGGCTTCGCCACCACGAAGCCCAGGAAGTCCCCCTCCTCGCTCTTCAGCGGCGTCACGTCGATGGAGGCCCCCGCCTGCATCAGCGTGGCCTGCTTCACCGTGAGCTCCTTGCCGTGCAGCCACACGACGGATGTTGGCTTCACGACATCCAGGCTGATGTCGACCGTCCCCTGGAAGGCGGCGGACTTCGGGTCCAGGGTGAGCTCCACGGCGTAGCCGCTGGGGCGCACGTCCTTGGGCAGCCGCAGCGTGGGAGGCGTGGGAGCGGGTGCCGCCGCGGGCGTCGCGGGAGCGGGTG
This window contains:
- a CDS encoding ABC transporter permease, which encodes METLLQDVRYALRTLRKSPGFVGVAVLALALGIGANSAVFSVVNGVLLKPPPFSQPERLVHVWGNYAKANLKDIWVSVPEYRDYLTMPKVFSSVGVYVEENVTLTGGDSPERLHAVFSTASLFPTLGVSPVLGRAFTEEEETPGRERVLLLTHKAWRARFAEDPKVLGRELQLDGNTYTVVGVLPPGVEYPAGAEVYAPFAPPADKTAEATRGNHYLAMVARLKPGVSLPAAQADLVRVGQEMETLYPGNYKDLGWSISVKSLEDQVVGGVRGTLWLLLGAVGFVLLVACGSVANLLLARAATREREVSIRAALGAGRGRLVAQFLTESFVLSGVGGTLGLLLAVWGTDMLVAMVGEGLPRATEVRLDVTSVLFTLGVTMLTGVVFGLVPALQSSRVDLSATMREGSRGTQGRKSSRLRSGLVVGQVAFALVLLVGAGLFMRSFHALGNVDAGFTPEGVLTGEVTLPAANYGTPEAKRAFQEELLRRVRALPGVESAGAANMLPLGGRSDTSFDIEGRERAPGEMWPAVETRFATTDYLSALRVRLLDGRMLQETDGPEAAGAVVINKAFADLYWPKGNALGQRVKLHREDSRWTTVVGIVEDLREWGLDTPARPTAYYAAAQTPLTYVKLAVRVKQGKPESLRTALEAELRGLDANLPMFNVSSMTQRVDQSIGSRRLSAVLMGLFAGTALLLAALGISGVIGYSVAQRTREMGIRMALGAGRGDVLMLVLRQGLGLVGVGLGVGLVLSLGLVRLLNTLLFGVGTYDPWTFGAVPLVLVGVALLATWLPARRATRVDPIIALKAD
- a CDS encoding ABC transporter ATP-binding protein encodes the protein MTTTTNSVEAPAPGDAVVLAEAPKVDPGKSLIQLEGLTKVFETEEVETHALSNIHLNIRQNEWVAIVGPSGSGKSTLLAVLGLLDTTTRGTYLLDGKSVLDLSASDRALVRNRHIGFIFQSFNLIGDLTVFENVELPLTYRGMPAAERKQRVERALERVGMAHRARHMPGQLSGGQQQRIAVARAVAGDPLILLADEPTGNLDSKNGEAVMQLLSDLHKGGATICMVTHDPAHARTATRTVSLFDGRIVQDEQRR
- a CDS encoding efflux RND transporter periplasmic adaptor subunit, with the translated sequence MDIPKPKKPRRKPWLLAIGGALALILVTVGLGRLKPAAPSVDRASVWLDTVKRGPMVRQVKGAGTLVPEYIRWLTADTAGRVERIHVRPGAQVKADTLLMELSNPDVQLQMLEAERQLASAEADLIQMRMTLETQRLAQEAAVATLTTDSSDAERRAQANTTLLEKAFIADMEAKQAGDKAGELTRRLELERKKLAVVTTSMRDQMAAQQGQVERLKAVARFRRNQVESMKVLAGEDGVLQELPLELGQWVTPGVLLAKVVKPERLKAELRIAETQARDIQPGQKALVDTRNGVVEGTVARVAPAASQGTVRVEVSLPAELPKGVRPDLTVEGTVELERLANVLSVGRPAGAQPNGTMALFRLIPGGEEAVRVPVQLGRGSVNAVEVLQGLAEGDQVVLSDMAAWDAVERVRLR
- a CDS encoding acyl-CoA synthetase, producing MTSSLLEAFLDHAHRAPGRPLLTFEREPVSYGELAEHVTAFAKGLRQRGLQPGERVALFLENSPRFIIAYLGVQAAGGVVVLVNTAYRQVELAHILSDAEVHTCVTGTAGIAELLPLRDQLPSLQWLVAAEPPAAATPASLPVVSFDTLLVEGASAPISLSLPRPEDLAVLGYTSGTTGRSKGAMLLHRNLLANVKAVTEAWRWTAEDRLLLALPLFHTHGLMVGLHGTLYTGASLELHRRFVATDALATLRDDASLTMFFGVPTMYGRLLEESRRTGVKPRALRLWVSGSAPLSPQLFHDIEHDFGARILERYGMTETVMNTTNPFEGERRPGTVGFPFPRQEARVVDVRTRKGLPSGETGEIEVRGPHVFAGYWRRPDATAESFDAEGWFRTGDLGEVDADGYLRITGRARELIISGGFNVYPREVEEVLATHPGVAEVAVLGLPDADYGEQVVAVVVPPPGVHAPEAQALVEWCRDRLASFKKPRRVVFMESLPRNALGKVQKHLLRARLR
- a CDS encoding response regulator; protein product: MKRLLIVDDELAIVEALQDILSVEGYGILTAFNGAEGLQRMAEVRPDLVLLDLMMPVMDGREMLRRMRDDPALRAIPVVVMSAGRISEEERRSSARFLAKPFELDLLLDTIAELLGGPQD
- the orn gene encoding oligoribonuclease, whose amino-acid sequence is MRSREPRFVWLDLEMTGLDPESCAIIEIGVIITGPDLRPLAEFERVIWQPEEVLLRMEPVVKEMHTRNGLLEKVRASTTSLRVAEKEVTALVAEHCDVGEGVLAGNSIHTDRRFLFQYMPMLERFLHYRMVDVTSLKVLTRAWYPNLVEPRKPPSGHTALADLRSSINELQYYRDTLFRATPG
- a CDS encoding hydrolase, whose translation is MKPPDARQAADEGEVREVRVQVGRVLLGGSLGIPPRPRGLVVFAHGSGSSRLSPRNRAVARALRRVGLGTLLFDLLSEDEEMLDASTGSLRFDIPFLALRLVAVTRWARSVPEMSALHRGYFGSSTGAAAALVAAALNPDLVQAVVSRGGRPDLAGPALARVHAPTLLLVGGADVDVLELNQEAFDELPGAKSLVVIPGASHLFEEPGALEEVARRAADWLVRHLDAPEGPTVRRGADGRWSAE
- a CDS encoding phosphoribosyltransferase yields the protein MRFRDRADAGRRLAARLLPFRGTDVRVLGLARGGLRVAYEVARALEVPMDVWVSRRLTIPGRVMTLGAVSEGGSQFLLADAMRLAPLPRPKLEGLIRDEQDEVESQVRRLRGRPPPEVSGATVLLVDDGVLTGASAAAALRALDALHPGRKVLATPVASARGLEVVRPEADQVVCVWTEPGLRSVSEAYEDFRALPDVELQNLIERSGQPPWRPHAVTESADPGGTWM
- a CDS encoding ribose-phosphate pyrophosphokinase; its protein translation is MDPILITGTASPHLGRELARALGVAPTDCHFERFPDGEMHLEVPTSVRGRTVVLVQSLTPPAGEHLLELLLMADACWRAGAARLEAVVPYLGYARQDRRAKPGEPLGGRLVADMLTQGRFSRVMVVDLHSPALEGCFGAPLEHLTALPLLADALRPKVTDTSVVVAPDLGAVKRAEALARLLGRPWAVIHKVRLSGDEVHASGLMGEVRGKRPILVDDMVSTGGTLVAAAGTLREAGCAEDLTVVTTHALLVGPALERLKALPLGNLVATDSVEPPSGLPFPHHVVTLAPLVARALRP